The window AATCAGATAATGACTTGATTCTATACATATTTTAAGATTATTCTTtggctcttttcttcttcatttttttttccagataagAGATTCCTAACTAGTTTATCCTCTCAAAATATGTCAATTCCATTTACTAGAACTCTCGTCAAAAGGGGTCGTTTAAGGTAATCTCAACAAAGTTTTGGTTAGACGGAGTTATCACTGCTAAATGACTATTAGATATAGAAAAATGCTTATTAACTAGCCACAAAATGATTAGAAAGATTTAGCGGAAAAGAGGGGAGAAAAAAAGGCTATTAAATTATTTGACCTCATTTTGACCTTCCATCGGCCATGTCACGAATAGAAGATGTGGGTTTTCAATACATCGGAAACCTGAACAAAGCTGGGTTTTTGGCCAGGCAAATCGCACCTCCTCAGCTccgaaaatgagaagaaaatagaaggagCCGTTGGGAGGGGTCGCTTCCAAGTCTAGGTTCAGCGGCCCGTGCACGTCTCTGCCCTAGCGTTACTCTCCTTCTGCCCAACTGAAGCCATGACGCATCGCTTCGCTCGAGACGCAGTCAAGTCCCGCCAAATTCGAGAAGCGTCGTTCCATGAAACGTCTCCATAGGAAGAGGAATCGGCACAACCCATCTTGGTTCTCCTGCAGATGGGTGTGCGAGGGACATAGAGCGTTCCTTGCATCACCCTCATTAAAGCATTTTCTCAGTTTTCGCAGTACATTTAACTAAACTGGAAGCCTAATAATGTCAGGCTTTCTTATATAAACCCCGTCTTCCAATCTTAGCCAATCCACCATTTTTGCttcctaatttccttttcctgcTCTATCTCCCTCTATTTCCCTTTGCGTTGCGGGAGGAAAGAAAATAGGAGGGAAATGGCTCAACGGAGGCGGCTTCAGGACTACATTGACACCTTGAAGCACGAGGTGATCGCTTCCCTATAGCTTCCATCTCCATGGCATCTCTTTTTCGCTAGATCATCAGTCATCTGCACGTTTTAGATTTTGACATCTCGCCTGGCAAAAGAAGTGATCGACCTTTTCGTTTCCTGAATGACGAGCGAGCAACCCTCTTTTAAGCTGATGAGCATGAGCTTTAGATCGTCTTATCTCGGTCTATGTATACATGCATGATTATGCAGTCCATCTTGACTGCTTCTTTTGTAGGAAAATGCAGATTATATGAGTAGCACTAGGTTTTGTCCACCCGACCATccgtaaaattattttatataatatctTATTGTGCATTTTGCCATCgcgaaatgatttttttttctttttttggagggTTATTGTATATAAAGGGAAGATGAacatggttttattttttattttttaattccttttcATGGTTGGAGAATTAGCTTGGCGTTAACCACATTGCAGAAGATCTTACCAAGTGCCTGTGACTTTGATAGTTATTTCTCCTCTTTGAGAGTTGACATTTCGCATCTCCATTTTTACCATCTGTCTAGGGTATCATGGATGGAGAGTATGAGGAGACCAGGAGAGCACAAAActcaaattttccaaatctCATGATGAATGTCATCGACAATTTCCTGAGTGACGGTGACAACAGCATGAGAGATTTAGCCGACCTTCTGTAAGCTTCAATTTTCTTGACTTTGACGGTTGCTTGCTCtaagttttcattcttttctggCTTCTCGGTCGCTAATAATCAGTGGGTGATTTTGATGATTGTTTTCAGGAGTGCAAGGAGCGTGGATTATACTAAAGTCACTACTGCTGCTCATCTGATCAAAGGAGGTGGCAACAGGTAGATAaacaatttactttaatttccaaaaagggTAACTATTCGATTTTATTGGTATGTTACGCgtgaaattttcttaaaattaatttcttgacATGAAATACTCAACATCTTCAAGAGTAGAACATTTCCAGCACTTGTGTTTGAAAGTTTCCCCTTTTAGTCATATTCTTAGCATGCTGCATTAGGAAAGATCAATCCTATTTGAATTATGCGCTTGCAAGAAGGCTGATCAGTGGCCTGAGTCCGTGTTTGTTGGAAAAACCAGATAACGGTAGATTTCCGTATCCAATATTTAGGTTTTGTTTGGCCAAGGCGCGTGTGGACACTGTCTAGTACATTCCAATGGGACTAGCGCGTGAAGAAATTTGAGCATGAGAGTTTTGAACCTTGTGATTTGATCTGCCTTATTGTTCGGAAACATTAGCCAACGAGATAACTCCCAACTAAGTGGTGTATGCAGTGCATTACTGTCAAGTCTGTAAAATGTGCATACGATAACACATAAATAGGCCGTGAATTTTGTCCACTTTTGAATTATATCATTGGCCTAGTTCCATATTAATTGAAAGCCACATTCTGATGCTTTTGGAGAGCTACTTCTGTGCCATGGCCAAATTATCTAAATACGGACATATAACGTATTCGTGTGCTCATTGCTTGTGTTGTAGCCTTGGTGGTTGCCGGGTTGTTGCAGCAGCTCGTGCTCTTATAAATGCCAGCCTGAATCAGGACAAGCAAAGGTAGAAATTGGCATTTTCTTTGCATCCATGATTTCAGAACCCTTATAACAGTATGTGCACAATTATATATAAGGATATGTTTTGTTCAACAATTCATAGGCATCTTCTCAAATGTATAGACAAACTTTTAAAGATCTGTTGTTAGTTTTCTCGTATCTGCATAACCATACATGTAGACTAACCTACTAAAGCTATAAGTTTATTGCTTGCATTCCTTATTTTACGGTTGTTCTTTTTAATGCCTAGTGATCAACATCATTAGTCATTCAAAGCATTCTCTTCTGATAGCGTGAACTGTCATTGCTGTCTCCGTGATTGATGAAAGGGTATTTAGATTAGAATCGTACACAGACTTCTCCAAGAACATAGAGCAATAATTTAGTCAATGCCTCGCGTGAAGTGCAGTTGAACCAACCtgcttgaaaagtttaaaagcTTTTGCTAAGATTCTAAAAAAGCACACCAGTTTTTACCTAGCACTACTATGCACTAACAGTCGTGTTATTAGCGCATGGTTTTCTTGGAAGTTCCAGAAGGTGTTAGGTGATTTTACTAGATTGCTCGCTTGATCTTGGTTTAGCGCTTGTCTGTTGAGTGACTGGCTCTAGGTCTCTCAGGCTTGGATCTGGCTGTGGTGTTAACTTTTAACTTCTGACTTTAGCCATAACTTTGATCAAAGATACATTATGCAAAAAGTTATCTATGATGCTTGTGTCTTGAATAATTTGCTGTTGTATTCATTTACATCGAGAtagcaatttctcttccttaGAAATACAATATTGGTGATCTGCATCTAATGAAGATTTTGAAAAGCAATTTACTGACGTGAAATCTTGCTTTGAACATGAGAAGCTTATTTACCTGTGCATCTAATTTAACCTAACAATGCTTATGGTTCTTGCTGAGTTGCTGACTATGTGAACATATGGTCTGTTTGACACTCGTGTCTCTGTGGTTCTCTTCTAGTTGCGAGACATCGTATGAATGGGTGGTGAATGAGTACTACCACTTTCGCGACAAACTCAGAACCCTATATCAGGTACTGCCTCTATCAAATGAAATCTGCTTATGCTTCTCTTGAAAGACCCGAAGTATTTGCAATTCTTCATGGTTTCGCCAAGAAGTCTTTATACTTCATGAATTAGGATATTGAAGGCTTTGAAATTATCAAAGGAATGAATGTTAAGCCGAACAAGGCCATGGATTAATCTGGAGAAGTACTTAGAAAATGTTAGTCGGGACTCAAAACATCCTGATAAACAAGAGACCACTGAGCAATTCCTAAAGACGAACAAGAAAGAGAATATTGTTATCGGATATGAGATGAGCTTCACATCTTAGGGAAGCAAATATGAGGTTGTCATACAGTCTTTTACTTTTTGCAAATAGCGTTACTTGCGAATAAAGTGTGGAACTCACAATGGAGATGCTTGTCTATGGTTAGGCTCTAATCAGAGTCTCATGCTGCCACGCGTTATCATGTTGCAGCAGTGTTCCATTAGTAGTGCCCTTATTTTGGTTGAACTAATTGAGGAGGCATCTTCTCTCCGTGGAAATGGACGTACAAACTGATTGAGCTCATCAAAGTATTATGCCATTTAGAATGAACAAATTCTAAGTTTCAGCTATTCGTCTTTATCCTATGCACATCATCCACAGATTTCATTTTGATGCTAAATATGATTCATTTGCTGCTCTGGTTACATTACTCATCCGACTGTCAATTCATTTCCTGCAGATGGAGAGGGCAATCGCCCACAGCGAGTCCAGAAGGAGAGGATAAAAGCTGTTGGTGTTTTGCTCAGTTGAGTATACAGATGAGAAGATTTCATCTGTCCATGGGAAAGTTGTTTATGAAGTTCCTCCTATGTATAAATTAGTAGAGACCAAGTgctttcttttggcttttggaCCATTCACCTAAGTATTTTGAATGTTTTTTAAGTGCATGAATAGTAGTTGAACCTGGGATGATAACTTTTGAAATTTCCTTGCTAAAAGCATATCTGTGCCAGTTTCATCAATTTCTATGCTTGTTGAGGTTCTTGATTTAGTAATCGCTTGATGAATTGATTCCCAGTACTGGATGATCAACCATGTATTGAATCTAATGAGAAAATCCTGCTTGAGTGCCTACCATTGCGCATGTTCACAAAGAAAACGAGTGTTTTGTGTCCGTACACTTATGCCTCCTTAACCTTTGTAGGGCCAAATAGGGTATAGCTACCCCTAAGGTGGTGCTTACCAATGAATGCTAGTTGCAAAATTACTATGCTAGCATTAGCATGGCTTATGTATGAATGCTCTTATTTTATTGGCAAACCTTTGTTGGGCTTTTTgttgcaaaagaagaagattctccTGATTGGAAAGTGCTAAATGGCATTTGAGTTCCTGCATGAACATGACAACTGGGTCGTTGAAGTATAGCATTCAAGTTCCTGCATGAACATGACGATAAAGTGATTTCGTAAGTTGACTACCATTTGATTATCCTATGATGTTGTCcttttcctttgcatttttgGGCGTCAGAGATTATTTTACCACATAAGGGTCAGGCTCATCTTTTGCATGAATAAGCTGCATAACATCTTCTGCTCTTTTCTGTTGCTTGCAGGGTGAATTTTACATTAAAGAGTGATACTAATCTATTCGAAATTGTGAAATGTAAAACAAGCGTTTCAGCTATTGAGGTATTTAATTTGTTCTTTGTGAAGCATTCTATGTCCTTTTAAGTGCTTAGCCTTATATTTACAATCTAAAGTTGTTCCCTGGTAATGCCTGTTCAGGTGAGCCCAGATGGGAAGCAATTTTCTGTTACATCACCAGATTGTACGATCGGAGTTTTTTGGTTTAAGTCTGGCAAACTGAGACGTGTTTATGATGAGTCTCTTGAGGTAACTTCTCCTTTCTGAATGCACTTGCAATGTAGTCTACTTTTCATTTGAGATGTGATATTGTTTTCATTTGTCAATCAGGTTGCCCAGGATCTCCGGAGAAGTAATGTCGCTCTATATCAGCTGGAAGCTATTGATTTTGGGAGAAGGATGGCTGTTgagaaagaaattgagaaaacagAAAACGCACCACAACCAAATGCAGTCTTTGATGAAAGTTCAAACTTTCTTTTGTATGCAACACTACTTGGTATACAAGTGAGAAGCTACTAActtgtcttcttcatttttctttatcggAAAGCAACTCTATCTGTGGCCATGGTTGTTTTGACCGGTCTATTTAGTTTTCCTTCCTTTGTTCTTAATCGTAGGTGGTTAATTTACACACCAATAAAGTTGCCAGAATACTTGGAAAAGTGGAGAACAATGACGGATTCTTGAGAATTGCCCTGTATCAAGGGGACAGAAGCAGcaaaaaagtgagaaaaatcCCTGCTGCTGCCGCAAATGCAAATGAAAACAAGGAGCCACTAATGGATCCTACACTTTTATGCTGTGCATCCAAGAAACATAGAATCTATTTATTCAGGTATCATTTTATTGCAGTAGTTAGTCATTTTTTGGGCAAATGCATTTGGAGCTTGATTCCCAACCTTTAGCATGTCTTTATTATCTAATGTCCTGGTATGTCTTAGATGATCAAGTTCTGCGGCATTACCTAACAGTGTTTTCGAACTCATTTTAGCATCATCAGATATACTGCTATAACCCTATGGCACAACATGTTACTTTATTTGTGAGAAGTTTGCTTCTAGACTAGTTTTTGTTTGGATAAGTTGTTAGTTCCCTTTTCATTTGATGATAGTTGGAGAGAACCTGAGGAACCTGAAGATGCAAGAAAGGGGAGGGATGTGTCCAATGAGAAGCCTCCTGCCGATGAGCTTCTGGCTGTATCTGATACAGGAAAATCGGTTACTACTTCACTTCCCAACAATGTGGTGAGTTTCTTCCTCCTTACATTGTGCTTGAAATTGTAGAGTAGATTGTTCCTGTAAAGATTAACTAGATAAAGGACATTATCGTGGGTAATTCTAAATAGCagattttttctctccttttcctccGGTTCTCTTCCTACTTTTTATTTGTCAACTCAGAGGGAAGCACGTGGAGAAGCAAAAGAGTGATAAAGCTTTTGTATCTCCAGACTGTATGTATAGGAATTTGCTCCCCAATTGGGGGTGCTGCTTTTGGGAATGGATCGACTGTGAACCACAGAGTGCTTTAGGGAATTCTTCTCATGTGGCTATGTGGAAATGAATGTGATGTTGGAAATGGGAGAATGTCATGaagggaaagaaatgaaaaggagaaaaagcgGGGGTGGGCGGTGTAAGCGTGGAGTGTTCAACCTTTTTCTTACTAGAATTTTTGGGGAAAGTGGTGAAGTACaaagaacagttgattgcatggaagagaagcctgcaatgtcaataaaacagagataaatggCTCGTCCTTCTGTGAGAGCAAGTGTGTAAAAATGTTAGTCTGGAGCACATTAAATTGGGGGTCttaagtggtgaaatgatcttgaaatttgatttgtggccctgtagaagtgagacaacagtgagctgtaaaatctattctgaattttgaaatagttcatcacaccatgtataaattaaataaaattttcaaagttttgttgcaacagtgagctgtaaaatttattctgaaatttgaaatagttcatcacaccatgtataaattaaaaatacaaggaacaattgattgcatggaagagaagcctgcaatgtcaataaaacagagataaatgactcgttttttgtgagagtgagtctgtaaaaatgttagtgtggagcacattaaactgggggtctaaagtggtgaaatgatcttgaaatttgatttgtggccctgtcgaagtgagacaacagtgagctgttgaatctattctgaattttgaaatagttcatcacaccatgcataaattaaataaatttttcaaagttttgttgcaacagtgagctgtaaaatctattatgaaatttgaaatagttcatcacaccatgtataaattaaaaatacaaggaacaattgattgcatggaagagaagcctgcaatgtcaataaaacagagataaatgactcgtttttttgtgagagtgagtctgtaaaaatgttagtgtggagcacattaaactgggggtctaaagtggtgaaatgatcttgaaatttgatttgtggccctgtcgaagtgagacaacagtgagctgttgaatctattctgaattttgaaatagttcatcacaccatgcataaattaaataaatttttcaaagttttgttgcaacagtgagctgtaaaatctattatgaaatttgaaatagttcatcacaccatgtataaattaaaagtatgacgaacagttgattgcatggaagagaagcccgCAAAGTCAATAaaatagagataaatgacttgtttttgtgagagtgagtccataaaaatgttagtcctgGAGCACATTAAAgcgggggtctaaagtggtgaagtgatcttgaaatttgatttgtggcccctgtcgaagtgagacaacaaagtgagctgttgaatctattctgaattttgaaatagttcatcacaccatgtataaattaaataaatttttcaaagttttgttgcaacaaagtgagctgtaaaatctattatgaaatttgaaatagttcatcacaccatgtataaattaaaagtatgaagaacagttgattgcatggaagagaagcctgcaatgtcaataaaaagAGATAAATGACTTGTCCTTCGTGAGAGTGAGTCTGTAAAAATGTTAGTTTGGAGCACATTAAACTGGGGTtttaaagtggtgaaatgatcttgaaatttgatttgtggccccgtagaagtgagacaacaaagtgagctgtaaaatctattctgaattttgaaatagttcatcacaccatgtataaattaaataaaattttcaaagttttgttgcaacaaagtgagctgtaaaatctattatgaaatttgaaatagttcatcacatcatgtataaattaaaagtatgaagaacagttgattgcatggaagagaagcctgcaatgtcaataaaacagagataaatgactctttttttgtgagagtgagtctgtaaaaatgttagtccgGAGCAAATTAAacgggggtctaaagtggtgaaatgatcttgaaatttgatttgtggccctatcgaagtgagacaacagtgagctgtaaaatctattttgaattttgaaatagttcatcacaccatgtataaattaaataaagtttttcaaagttttgttgcaacagtgagctgtaaaatctattgtgaaatttgaaatagttcatcacaccatgtataaattaaaaatacaaggaacaattgattgcatggaagagaagcctgcaatgtcaataaaacagagataaatgactcgtttttttgtgagagtgagtctgTAAAAATGTTAGTGTGGAGCATATTAAActgggggtctaaagtggtgaaatgatcttgaaatttgatttgtggccctatcaaagtgagacaacaaagtgagctgtaaaatctattttgaattttgaaatagttcatcacaccatgtataaattaaataaagtttttcaaagttttgttgcaacagtgagctgtaaaatctattatgaaatttgaaatagttcatcacaccatgtataaattaaaagtatgaagaacagttgattttatggaagagaagctgcaatgtcaataaaacagagataaatgactcgtcCTTCCGTGAGAGTGAGtttgtaaaaatgttagtccgAAGCACATTAAACttggggtctaaagtggtgaaatgatcttgaaatttgatttgtggccctgttgaagtgagacaacaaagtgagctgtaatttcaaagttttgtgcAACAAGTGAGCTGTAaattctattatgaaatttgaaatagttcatcacaccatgtataaattaaaagtacaaagaacagttgattgcatggaagagaagcctgcaatgtcaataaaacagagataaattactcgttttttgtgagagtgactctataaaaatgttagtttggagcacattaaactgggggtctaaagtggtgaaatgatcttgaaatttgatttgtggccatTGTCGAAGTGACACAATGTGAGctgtaatttcaaagttttgtgcAACAGTGAGCTGCAAATTCTagtatgaaatttgaaatagttcatcacaccatgtataaattaaaagtatgaagaacagttgattgcatggaacagaagcctgcaatgtcaataaaacagagataaatgactcgtttttttgtgagagtgagtccgtaaaaatgttagtctggagcacattaaactgtgggtctaaagt of the Eucalyptus grandis isolate ANBG69807.140 chromosome 10, ASM1654582v1, whole genome shotgun sequence genome contains:
- the LOC104432179 gene encoding peptidyl-prolyl cis-trans isomerase CYP71-like translates to FSVACRVNFTLKSDTNLFEIVKCKTSVSAIEVSPDGKQFSVTSPDCTIGVFWFKSGKLRRVYDESLEVAQDLRRSNVALYQLEAIDFGRRMAVEKEIEKTENAPQPNAVFDESSNFLLYATLLGIQVVNLHTNKVARILGKVENNDGFLRIALYQGDRSSKKVRKIPAAAANANENKEPLMDPTLLCCASKKHRIYLFSWREPEEPEDARKGRDVSNEKPPADELLAVSDTGKSVTTSLPNNVVSFFLLTLCLKL